A window of Ruminococcus champanellensis 18P13 = JCM 17042 contains these coding sequences:
- a CDS encoding YerC/YecD family TrpR-related protein produces the protein MNNKLKEFGVDALFEAVLTLETMEECYKFFEDLCTVQELKAISQRLQVAKMLNEHHVYTDIVAATGASTATISRVNRSLINGCDGYSIVFSRMKDHEHEQ, from the coding sequence ATGAACAATAAATTAAAGGAATTCGGCGTAGATGCTTTGTTTGAAGCGGTTCTGACCCTGGAAACCATGGAGGAATGCTACAAGTTCTTTGAGGATCTCTGTACCGTACAGGAACTGAAGGCCATTTCCCAGCGGCTGCAGGTGGCGAAAATGCTGAACGAGCATCATGTGTATACGGATATCGTGGCGGCAACCGGCGCCAGCACTGCCACCATCAGCCGGGTGAACCGTTCGCTCATCAACGGTTGTGATGGCTACAGCATTGTGTTCAGCCGCATGAAGGATCACGAACATGAACAGTGA
- a CDS encoding amidohydrolase family protein, whose protein sequence is MQKFQCEEFEIMDAHTHIFPPKIAEKATVNIGHFYDIPMAEEGNAERLLQCGAKIGTKRYLVCSTATTSHQVESINDFIAEECGKHPEFYGFGTLHPDYADLEGETNRIIRLGLHGIKLHPDFQRFDIDSPGAYKIYEQIAGRLPVLIHMGDDRYAYSKPERLARVMQDFPTLRVMASHLGGYRCWEEARECLRGNANIRFDTSSSLPMLDPAYARKLIEHYGVENCMFGTDFPMWEPTEEFARFMNLGFGFADNQRMLSGTFKEWFGL, encoded by the coding sequence TTGCAAAAGTTTCAATGCGAAGAATTTGAGATTATGGACGCCCACACACATATTTTTCCGCCAAAAATTGCAGAAAAGGCAACGGTGAATATCGGACATTTTTATGATATTCCCATGGCGGAGGAGGGCAATGCAGAGCGGCTGCTCCAGTGCGGTGCCAAGATCGGCACCAAGCGGTACCTGGTCTGCTCCACCGCCACCACCAGTCATCAGGTGGAAAGCATCAACGATTTTATTGCAGAGGAATGCGGCAAGCATCCGGAATTTTACGGCTTTGGCACCCTGCACCCGGATTACGCTGACCTGGAGGGGGAAACCAACCGGATTATCCGTCTGGGGCTGCACGGCATCAAGCTGCACCCGGATTTTCAGCGCTTTGACATAGACAGTCCCGGCGCATACAAAATCTATGAGCAGATCGCAGGCAGGCTGCCGGTGCTGATCCATATGGGGGATGACCGGTATGCTTATTCCAAGCCGGAGCGGCTGGCACGGGTGATGCAGGATTTTCCCACTTTGCGGGTCATGGCGTCCCATCTTGGCGGATACCGCTGCTGGGAGGAGGCACGGGAGTGTCTGCGGGGCAATGCCAATATCCGCTTTGACACCAGCAGCTCCCTGCCGATGCTGGATCCTGCATATGCCCGGAAGCTCATAGAGCACTACGGCGTGGAAAACTGCATGTTTGGTACGGATTTTCCCATGTGGGAGCCAACGGAGGAGTTTGCACGATTTATGAATCTGGGGTTCGGCTTTGCGGACAACCAGAGGATGCTCAGTGGAACATTCAAGGAGTGGTTCGGGTTATAA
- the hydF gene encoding [FeFe] hydrogenase H-cluster maturation GTPase HydF: MSLNETPSADRLHIAFFGKRNAGKSSLMNAVTNQPMAIVSDTPGTTTDPVSKAMELLPLGPVLMIDTAGLDDTGELGSQRVHKSMQVMRKTDLAILVTNGAEPLDVIELALLEQLNSRSIPYVLVRNKCDLTDRRDGEGVFVSARTGEGIDALKQAMIQAVPREESPRLVGDLLAPGDLVVLVIPIDEAAPKGRIILPQQQVLRDVLDAHASAVVCQTEDLPRTLSTLNTPPRIVITDSQAFGQVSRDTPESVPLTSFSILMARAKGNLSAIAAGAMAADHLQDGDRILVSEGCTHHRQCGDIGTVKLPAWLKKHSGRQLEFDFTSGTDFPEQLEQYAMVVHCGGCMLNTREVRYRYALSRSQGVPMTNYGILIAHMKGILARSIAPFGL; encoded by the coding sequence ATGAGTCTGAATGAAACCCCGTCCGCTGACCGGCTGCACATTGCTTTTTTCGGCAAGCGCAATGCCGGAAAATCCAGTCTGATGAATGCTGTGACCAATCAGCCCATGGCTATCGTGTCCGACACTCCGGGCACCACCACCGATCCGGTGAGCAAGGCTATGGAGCTGCTGCCCCTGGGGCCGGTGCTGATGATCGACACCGCCGGTCTGGATGATACAGGAGAGCTGGGCAGCCAGCGGGTACACAAAAGCATGCAGGTCATGCGGAAAACGGATCTTGCGATACTGGTCACCAATGGGGCAGAGCCGTTGGATGTAATTGAGCTTGCGTTGCTGGAGCAGCTGAACAGCCGGAGCATTCCCTATGTGCTGGTGCGGAACAAGTGTGATCTCACTGACCGCCGGGATGGGGAAGGGGTCTTTGTCAGTGCCCGCACCGGAGAGGGCATTGATGCTCTGAAGCAGGCGATGATCCAGGCAGTGCCCAGGGAGGAATCCCCCCGGCTGGTGGGGGATCTGCTGGCGCCGGGGGATCTGGTGGTGCTGGTGATCCCCATTGACGAAGCCGCTCCCAAGGGTCGGATCATCCTGCCCCAGCAGCAGGTGCTGCGGGACGTGCTGGATGCTCACGCCAGCGCAGTGGTGTGTCAGACAGAGGATCTGCCCAGAACCCTAAGCACTTTGAATACGCCGCCCAGGATCGTCATCACCGACAGCCAAGCGTTCGGTCAGGTGTCCAGGGATACCCCGGAATCCGTTCCTCTGACCTCCTTCTCCATTCTCATGGCACGGGCGAAGGGGAATCTTTCCGCCATTGCCGCCGGTGCCATGGCGGCGGATCATTTGCAGGACGGGGATCGGATCTTAGTATCCGAGGGCTGTACCCATCATCGGCAGTGCGGGGATATCGGCACCGTGAAGCTGCCTGCATGGCTGAAAAAGCACAGCGGAAGGCAGTTGGAATTTGACTTTACCAGCGGTACGGATTTTCCGGAGCAGCTGGAGCAGTATGCTATGGTGGTGCATTGCGGCGGCTGCATGCTGAACACCCGGGAGGTACGGTACCGGTATGCCCTTTCCAGATCCCAGGGGGTGCCCATGACCAATTACGGGATTCTCATTGCACATATGAAGGGGATCCTTGCCCGGAGCATTGCACCCTTTGGGCTGTAA
- a CDS encoding NfeD family protein: MDMLIWGIVCIVMAIAEVVTLQLVSVWFSVGALAAFLAAVFGAGRTVQFIVFVVVSALLLACTRPIIKKVMCKKIVPTNADREIGSTATIIETVDGARGTGRARKDGVDWIAVAANGQIIPEGTVVRITDIRGAKLFVEPEAAPQPAASAAKQ, encoded by the coding sequence ATGGATATGTTGATTTGGGGCATTGTTTGTATTGTCATGGCAATTGCAGAAGTGGTCACACTGCAGCTGGTCAGCGTATGGTTTTCCGTGGGCGCATTGGCTGCCTTTCTGGCAGCGGTATTCGGCGCAGGCAGAACCGTACAGTTTATCGTCTTTGTGGTGGTATCCGCTCTGTTGCTGGCATGCACCCGCCCGATCATCAAAAAGGTGATGTGCAAAAAAATAGTACCCACCAATGCAGACCGTGAAATCGGCAGCACTGCAACCATCATCGAAACCGTGGACGGCGCACGCGGCACCGGCAGAGCCCGCAAGGACGGTGTGGACTGGATCGCAGTTGCCGCAAACGGACAGATCATCCCGGAGGGGACTGTGGTGCGAATCACGGATATCCGGGGGGCAAAGCTCTTTGTAGAGCCGGAAGCCGCTCCCCAGCCTGCCGCATCCGCAGCAAAGCAGTAA
- a CDS encoding ABC transporter ATP-binding protein, with product MFSLLRDIYRSDPRGFVRMVLLSVLVSLSGGVSVLLLVPLLQCFDIQSGSRWAVLNRFLPNVSGNVQLACILGVFVLAMVCKALLNRHVQLLHARLTQDYMTKLRLRLYGAVSQADWQHLIRFRRSDLLNLFHADCTRISNAAIQLVQGISLLMTAAVQIAIALVMNVPLTLFVLVSGGGFFLAFRPMMRRSKQCGQSIRSSALTFFAEIDDQISGMKEIRSYGIQQAQSKRFRDAAELYRANYLELTRLTALPAMIYTIGSAVLVALAFFFAQAFLSVSAGQLIVIVYIFSRLWPVYTSLQSILQNVMTAVPVHQAMEETVHTLSRSACIPQPETAPLTLHREIRLSDVSFAYEGADAPLMEHLELSVPACRVTALVGRSGAGKSTLVDLITGFLTPSAGQIRIDDTPLTPERMDAWRKCISYVPQEPLLLNGTVRENILRFHPELTEEQLIRALQRAQAWDFVQRLPQGMDTFVGDRGVRLSGGERQRIVLARALASNPALLVLDEATASLDYENECLIRQVLRNLDKHITVLLIAHRISTIRSADHIIVVESGKIQQQGSFAELLAHPDSYLARMLEME from the coding sequence ATGTTTTCCCTGCTCCGGGACATTTACCGTTCCGATCCCCGGGGGTTTGTGCGGATGGTACTGCTGTCCGTTCTGGTATCCCTGTCCGGGGGCGTCAGCGTACTGCTGCTGGTGCCCCTGCTGCAATGCTTTGACATACAGTCCGGCAGCCGTTGGGCAGTGCTGAACCGGTTTCTGCCGAATGTGTCCGGCAATGTGCAGCTGGCATGCATTCTGGGGGTGTTCGTGCTTGCCATGGTCTGCAAGGCGCTGCTGAACCGACATGTGCAGCTTTTGCACGCAAGACTCACCCAGGACTACATGACCAAGCTGCGGCTGCGGCTGTACGGGGCAGTATCCCAGGCGGACTGGCAGCATCTGATCCGGTTCCGGCGATCGGATCTTTTGAACCTGTTTCATGCGGACTGTACCCGGATCAGCAATGCGGCGATCCAGCTGGTACAGGGGATATCTCTGCTGATGACGGCGGCGGTGCAGATTGCCATTGCCTTGGTGATGAACGTGCCCTTGACCCTGTTTGTACTGGTTAGCGGCGGTGGATTTTTCCTTGCCTTTCGTCCCATGATGCGCCGCTCCAAGCAGTGCGGTCAGAGTATACGCAGCTCCGCACTGACGTTTTTTGCGGAGATCGACGACCAGATCAGCGGCATGAAGGAAATCCGCTCTTACGGCATTCAGCAGGCACAGAGCAAGCGCTTCCGGGATGCGGCGGAGCTGTACCGGGCAAACTATCTGGAGTTGACCCGGCTCACCGCCCTGCCTGCCATGATTTATACCATCGGCTCGGCTGTGCTGGTGGCTTTGGCGTTTTTCTTTGCCCAGGCGTTTTTATCTGTCAGCGCCGGACAGCTGATCGTGATCGTATACATCTTCTCCCGGCTGTGGCCGGTGTATACCTCTCTGCAAAGCATTCTGCAAAATGTGATGACTGCCGTACCGGTGCATCAGGCTATGGAGGAAACGGTGCACACCTTATCCCGGTCTGCCTGCATACCCCAGCCGGAGACTGCTCCCTTGACCCTGCACCGGGAGATCCGGCTTTCGGACGTATCCTTTGCCTATGAGGGGGCGGACGCCCCGCTGATGGAGCATCTGGAGCTGTCGGTGCCTGCATGCCGGGTGACGGCGCTGGTGGGACGCTCCGGTGCCGGGAAAAGCACTCTGGTGGATCTGATTACCGGCTTTCTGACCCCTTCCGCCGGACAGATCCGGATCGATGACACGCCCTTGACGCCGGAGCGCATGGACGCATGGCGCAAATGCATCAGCTATGTGCCCCAGGAGCCATTACTGCTGAACGGTACCGTCCGGGAAAACATCCTTCGGTTCCATCCGGAGCTGACGGAGGAGCAGCTGATCCGGGCGTTGCAGCGTGCCCAGGCATGGGACTTTGTACAGCGGCTGCCCCAGGGGATGGATACCTTTGTGGGGGATCGGGGAGTGCGGCTGTCCGGGGGAGAGCGGCAGCGGATCGTGCTTGCCCGGGCATTGGCTTCAAATCCGGCACTGCTGGTGCTGGATGAAGCCACCGCATCCCTGGATTATGAAAACGAATGTCTCATCCGGCAGGTGCTGCGGAATCTGGACAAGCATATTACCGTGCTGCTGATTGCCCATCGGATCAGCACCATCCGCAGTGCGGATCATATCATCGTGGTAGAAAGCGGGAAGATTCAACAGCAGGGCAGCTTTGCAGAGCTGCTTGCCCATCCGGACAGCTACCTTGCCCGGATGCTGGAAATGGAGTAA
- a CDS encoding PP2C family protein-serine/threonine phosphatase: MYYCCGITSQGVMPHNEDAFLIHKTVITDGALEAKLAPPFLLGVSDGVSGEASGEVASRQCLNLISSIRFSRKTNMERKLEDVHNLLAQYGAGNSETRNMQATFCGIGVDENNLLHFFNVGDSRLYRYRNAKMRQLSTDQSLVQMLYKEGTITKEEQKTHAYRHIISPVMGNLSHTPTPDIQHAGERMAYGDVLLLCTDGLSDVVSPSEMEEILALPLPLPRRLERLIALALKKGGKDNVTIVAMVFFEA; the protein is encoded by the coding sequence ATGTACTACTGCTGCGGCATTACAAGTCAGGGCGTCATGCCCCACAACGAGGATGCGTTTCTGATCCATAAGACCGTGATCACCGACGGGGCATTGGAAGCAAAGCTGGCGCCCCCTTTTCTGCTTGGGGTCTCCGATGGGGTATCCGGAGAGGCATCCGGTGAAGTCGCCTCCCGGCAATGTCTGAATCTCATCAGCAGCATCCGCTTTTCCAGAAAGACCAATATGGAACGCAAGCTGGAGGATGTGCACAATCTGCTTGCCCAGTACGGCGCCGGCAACAGCGAGACCCGGAACATGCAGGCAACCTTCTGCGGCATCGGTGTAGACGAAAACAATCTGCTGCATTTTTTCAACGTGGGTGATTCCCGGCTATACCGGTACCGGAACGCAAAAATGCGGCAGCTTTCCACGGATCAGTCCCTGGTGCAAATGCTCTACAAGGAAGGCACCATTACCAAAGAGGAGCAGAAAACCCACGCCTACCGGCACATTATTTCCCCGGTGATGGGCAACCTGTCCCACACCCCCACCCCGGATATCCAGCATGCAGGAGAGCGGATGGCATACGGAGATGTGCTGCTGCTGTGCACGGACGGTCTGTCCGATGTGGTATCCCCTTCAGAAATGGAGGAGATCCTGGCACTGCCCCTGCCTCTGCCCCGGCGGCTGGAGCGGCTCATTGCCCTGGCGCTGAAAAAGGGCGGCAAGGACAATGTGACCATTGTGGCAATGGTATTCTTTGAAGCATAG
- a CDS encoding 2-hydroxyacyl-CoA dehydratase, with product MSKTTILIPAMLDFHFPLLRYAFCTPRYAPVILEACPEAAALGLEYAHNDLCYPAVLIIGQMLHALRSGQYDLSNTVLMIPQAGDACRGSNYLHMIRKALSRAGFGSVPILSLNVKGLEEGAKLHVTPSMLHRAVNGALLGDLLMLVYHQTLPYQKEPGAAETLLARWRQQLGRRLQGGILLHDERKALFAQIARSFSEIPRCQRQVQRIGIVGELYVKYCGMGNCGLVPYLHARNCEVYVNGLSWYALYYLDTHMVQDAAWGRACKPLLWYLNRVQTELVDAVRQAGFQCLDPYDRFCRTRQELIPYGVHTADGWLISCEAVQMVELGIRKVLCVQPFGCMPNHICGKGMYPNLQRHYPDAHLVSVDYDTSGTLVNVENRIQMLLDAQ from the coding sequence GTGTCGAAAACCACCATACTGATTCCGGCTATGCTGGATTTCCATTTTCCGCTGCTGCGGTATGCCTTCTGTACGCCCCGGTATGCCCCGGTGATCCTGGAGGCTTGCCCGGAGGCTGCTGCCCTGGGTCTGGAGTATGCCCACAATGATTTGTGCTATCCGGCAGTGCTCATCATCGGACAGATGCTCCATGCTCTCCGCAGCGGGCAGTACGACCTTTCCAATACGGTGCTGATGATTCCCCAGGCAGGAGATGCCTGCCGGGGCTCCAATTACCTGCATATGATCCGCAAAGCCCTTAGCCGGGCAGGCTTCGGGAGCGTGCCCATTCTGTCCCTGAATGTCAAGGGACTGGAGGAAGGGGCAAAGCTGCACGTTACCCCTTCCATGCTCCATCGGGCGGTGAATGGGGCGTTGCTCGGCGATCTGCTGATGCTGGTGTATCACCAGACCCTGCCCTATCAGAAGGAGCCGGGAGCGGCGGAGACCCTGCTTGCCCGGTGGCGGCAGCAGTTGGGTAGGCGGCTTCAGGGCGGCATTCTGCTGCACGACGAGCGGAAGGCTTTGTTTGCGCAGATCGCCCGATCCTTTTCGGAAATTCCCCGGTGTCAGCGCCAGGTACAGCGGATCGGTATCGTAGGGGAACTGTATGTGAAATACTGCGGTATGGGTAACTGCGGTCTGGTGCCCTATCTGCATGCCAGAAACTGTGAGGTGTATGTGAACGGGCTATCCTGGTATGCCCTGTATTATCTGGACACCCATATGGTACAGGACGCCGCCTGGGGCAGAGCCTGCAAACCGTTGCTCTGGTATCTGAACCGGGTGCAGACGGAACTGGTGGATGCCGTCCGGCAGGCTGGATTCCAGTGCCTGGATCCCTATGACCGGTTCTGCCGCACCCGGCAGGAACTGATCCCCTACGGTGTGCATACGGCGGACGGCTGGCTCATCAGCTGTGAGGCGGTGCAGATGGTGGAGCTGGGGATCCGGAAGGTGCTGTGCGTGCAGCCCTTCGGATGCATGCCCAACCATATCTGCGGCAAGGGCATGTACCCGAATTTACAGCGGCATTATCCCGACGCCCATCTGGTCAGTGTGGATTATGACACCAGCGGCACCCTTGTGAATGTGGAAAATCGCATTCAGATGCTGCTGGATGCCCAGTAG
- a CDS encoding SPFH domain-containing protein, giving the protein MFGSILASGFGTLGYLMVAILVIVIFLVSRIRIVPQAKVYIVERLGAFHGEWSTGPHFLVPFLDKVARIVSIKEQVVDFKPQPVITKDNVTMQIDTVVFFQITDAKQYTYGIEHPMAAIENLTATTLRNIIGELELDATLTSRDVINTKITALLDQATDPWGIKVNRVELKNILPPREIQDAMEKQMKAERERREKILQAEGEKKSQILVAEGEKESKILKAEAEKQSEILKAEAEKQALILRADAVREQKVLEATGEAQAIEMVQKALADSIVKLNQAAPNDQVIKLKSLEAFAKAADGKATKLIIPSEIQGLAGMAGSLKEIIKEQ; this is encoded by the coding sequence ATGTTTGGTTCAATATTAGCATCCGGCTTCGGCACACTTGGATATCTGATGGTTGCGATTCTTGTGATCGTCATTTTCCTGGTCAGCCGGATCCGGATCGTTCCCCAGGCAAAGGTTTACATCGTAGAGCGTCTGGGTGCATTCCACGGCGAGTGGAGCACCGGCCCTCACTTCCTGGTGCCCTTCCTGGATAAGGTGGCACGGATCGTGTCCATCAAGGAACAGGTTGTAGATTTCAAGCCCCAGCCGGTAATCACCAAGGATAACGTTACCATGCAGATCGACACCGTTGTCTTTTTCCAGATCACGGATGCAAAGCAGTACACCTATGGCATCGAGCATCCTATGGCAGCCATTGAAAATCTGACTGCAACCACTCTGCGTAACATCATCGGTGAGCTGGAGCTGGACGCAACCCTCACCTCCCGTGATGTCATCAACACCAAGATCACTGCCCTGCTGGATCAGGCAACGGATCCCTGGGGCATCAAAGTGAACCGTGTGGAACTGAAAAACATTCTGCCGCCCCGTGAGATCCAGGACGCAATGGAAAAGCAGATGAAGGCAGAGCGTGAGCGTCGTGAAAAGATCCTCCAGGCAGAGGGCGAAAAGAAGTCCCAGATCCTGGTTGCAGAAGGTGAAAAGGAATCCAAGATCCTGAAGGCTGAAGCAGAAAAGCAGTCCGAGATTCTCAAGGCTGAGGCAGAAAAGCAGGCGCTGATCCTCCGTGCGGACGCTGTCCGGGAACAGAAGGTTCTGGAGGCAACCGGTGAAGCCCAGGCAATTGAAATGGTACAGAAGGCGCTGGCGGACAGTATCGTAAAGCTGAACCAGGCAGCCCCCAACGATCAGGTCATCAAGCTGAAGTCCCTGGAGGCATTTGCAAAGGCAGCGGATGGCAAGGCAACCAAGCTGATCATCCCCAGCGAGATCCAGGGGCTGGCAGGCATGGCTGGAAGTCTCAAGGAAATCATCAAGGAACAGTAA
- the hydG gene encoding [FeFe] hydrogenase H-cluster radical SAM maturase HydG, with the protein MYDVKSMCADDFINDDEIRDTLAYADAHKADVELIDQIIEKAKLRKGLTHREASVLLACELPDKLAEVYELAEQIKLDFYGNRIVIFAPLYLSNYCVNGCVYCPYHMKNKHIARKKLTQEEVAREVIALQDMGHKRLAIEAGEDPVNNPIEYILDCINTIYSIKHKNGAIRRVNVNIAATTVENYRRLKDAGIGTYILFQETYHKESYLKLHPTGPKHDYNYHTEAMDRAMEGGIDDVGLGVLFGLELYRYEFAGLLMHAEHLEAVHGVGPHTISMPRVKHADDIDPNAFDNSISDEIFAKLCALIRIAVPYTGMIISTRESQDVREKLLRLGISQVSGASRTSVGGYCEEERPHDTEQFDVSDQRTLDEVVCWLMDMGYIPSFCTACYREGRTGDRFMQLCKSKQIQNCCHPNALMTLDEYLEDYASPHTREVGRALIQKEIPTIPSQKVQQIVRENLDKIKQGSRDFRF; encoded by the coding sequence ATGTATGATGTAAAATCCATGTGCGCCGATGATTTTATCAACGACGATGAAATCCGGGACACTCTGGCTTATGCAGATGCCCACAAGGCGGATGTGGAGCTGATCGATCAGATCATTGAAAAGGCAAAGCTGCGGAAGGGTCTGACCCACCGGGAGGCTTCCGTGCTGCTGGCATGCGAGCTGCCGGACAAGCTGGCGGAGGTATACGAACTGGCGGAGCAGATCAAGCTGGACTTTTACGGCAACCGGATCGTGATTTTTGCCCCTCTGTACCTGTCCAACTATTGCGTCAACGGCTGTGTGTACTGTCCCTATCATATGAAGAACAAGCACATTGCCCGGAAGAAGCTGACCCAGGAGGAGGTTGCCCGGGAGGTCATTGCCCTGCAGGACATGGGGCATAAGCGGCTTGCCATTGAAGCCGGAGAGGATCCGGTGAACAACCCCATTGAATATATTCTGGATTGCATCAATACCATCTATTCGATCAAGCACAAGAACGGTGCCATCCGCCGGGTCAATGTAAATATTGCAGCCACTACGGTGGAAAACTACCGCCGTCTGAAGGATGCGGGCATCGGTACTTATATCCTGTTCCAGGAAACCTATCACAAGGAAAGCTATCTGAAGCTGCATCCCACCGGTCCCAAGCATGACTACAACTACCATACCGAAGCCATGGATCGTGCCATGGAGGGCGGTATTGATGATGTGGGACTGGGCGTCCTGTTTGGTCTGGAGCTGTATCGGTATGAGTTTGCCGGACTGCTGATGCATGCGGAGCATCTGGAGGCGGTACATGGGGTGGGCCCCCATACGATTAGCATGCCTCGGGTCAAGCATGCGGATGACATTGATCCCAACGCTTTTGATAACAGCATCAGCGACGAGATTTTTGCAAAGCTGTGTGCTCTGATCCGGATCGCAGTGCCCTATACCGGCATGATTATTTCCACCCGGGAAAGCCAGGATGTCCGGGAAAAGCTGCTGCGACTGGGCATTTCCCAGGTCAGTGGCGCATCCAGAACCTCCGTGGGAGGCTATTGCGAGGAGGAACGTCCCCACGATACGGAGCAGTTTGACGTATCCGACCAGCGTACCCTGGATGAGGTGGTGTGCTGGCTGATGGACATGGGGTATATTCCCTCCTTCTGCACCGCATGCTACCGGGAGGGCAGAACCGGTGACCGGTTCATGCAGCTTTGCAAGAGCAAGCAGATCCAGAACTGCTGCCACCCCAATGCGCTGATGACCTTGGACGAATACCTGGAGGATTATGCGTCCCCCCACACCAGAGAGGTGGGCAGGGCATTGATCCAGAAGGAGATTCCCACCATCCCCAGCCAGAAGGTACAGCAGATCGTCCGGGAGAATCTGGACAAGATCAAACAGGGCAGCCGGGATTTCCGGTTCTGA
- a CDS encoding class I SAM-dependent DNA methyltransferase codes for MNSDRSYSVFARYYDLLTENVDYEARAAYLDELIRQLHPVEDCVLLDLACGTGTLSEAMARRGYDVIGVDGSGDMLNEAVEKKCESGLPIQYVCQDMRRLELYGTVDVTICMLDSLNHLPGLPDIQNVFRRVSQYTEPGGLFLFDVNTLHKHRVTLGDQVFLFDLDEVYCVWENRFDGDATVTITLDFFESGDGEHYTRTTEQFRERAYPRQVLEQALEDAGFAVEAVYGADSLDPPTENTDRLIFAARKK; via the coding sequence ATGAACAGTGACCGGAGCTACAGCGTCTTTGCCCGGTACTACGATCTGCTGACGGAGAACGTAGATTACGAAGCCCGGGCGGCATATCTGGACGAGCTGATCCGCCAACTGCATCCGGTGGAGGACTGTGTGCTGCTGGATCTTGCCTGCGGCACCGGCACTCTGTCGGAGGCTATGGCACGCCGGGGCTATGACGTGATCGGGGTGGACGGCTCCGGAGACATGCTCAACGAGGCAGTGGAGAAGAAGTGCGAAAGTGGTCTGCCCATTCAGTATGTGTGCCAGGACATGCGCCGTCTGGAACTGTACGGTACAGTGGACGTGACCATCTGCATGCTGGACAGTCTGAACCACCTGCCGGGGCTTCCGGATATTCAGAATGTGTTCCGCCGGGTGAGTCAATATACGGAACCGGGAGGGCTGTTCCTGTTTGACGTGAACACCCTGCACAAGCATCGGGTGACTCTGGGGGATCAGGTGTTCCTGTTTGACCTGGACGAGGTCTACTGTGTGTGGGAAAACCGGTTTGACGGGGATGCTACGGTGACCATCACCCTGGACTTTTTTGAATCCGGGGACGGGGAGCATTATACCCGCACGACGGAGCAGTTCCGGGAGCGGGCATACCCCCGGCAGGTACTGGAACAGGCGCTGGAGGATGCGGGCTTTGCAGTGGAAGCGGTATACGGGGCGGACAGTCTGGATCCCCCCACAGAGAATACGGATCGGCTGATTTTTGCAGCCAGAAAGAAATGA
- a CDS encoding DUF6774 domain-containing protein: MPLDACTLTAAVTAAANSLACRMDDDELAVMAAMFTQLGDTLALIAVQRGLCNARRQKDSSEQTNAQA, from the coding sequence ATGCCCTTGGATGCCTGTACCCTGACCGCTGCAGTCACAGCTGCTGCCAACAGCCTGGCATGCAGGATGGACGATGATGAGCTTGCCGTTATGGCAGCCATGTTCACCCAGTTGGGAGATACCCTGGCGCTGATCGCCGTGCAGCGTGGACTCTGCAATGCAAGGCGGCAGAAGGATTCATCTGAACAAACGAATGCGCAGGCATAA